In the Bacilli bacterium PM5-9 genome, one interval contains:
- a CDS encoding cysteine synthase (product_source=COG0031; cath_funfam=1.10.720.30,3.40.50.1100; cog=COG0031; ko=KO:K21400; pfam=PF00291; superfamily=53686), which translates to MKDNLFEQVMARREEILNKALGIDFSKYEQEGLAFDYEKMMDEMAYSLEDAIKIQRENGVGNTPLVELKNLSALARKCAPAGKGARIFLKDEACNVSGSFKDRRASVSAYHAKKLGYKGIIAATSGNYGAGVAAQAAKQGLECIIIQECYDSRQVGQPEIIEKARKCEALGAEVIQTTVGPELFFEALSVMDETGFFNASLYSPFGIAGVETLGYEIATECKEKYGKYPEAVICTNAGGGNLTGTARGLIKSGASSTRVVGASVNLKGLHMASDNDFNKKSFTTGHTGFGIPFATFPDRSDVLRSAARPLRYIDEYYLVEQGEVFYITEALAQLEGYERGPAGNTSLAAAFKLAQEMNEDEILVVQESEYTGAGKHINSQISFAKRNGIEIKFGDPQAESVNGENIVFPAAPKDIKLTTVDLDKLRTSYLKTMLKTYNRSIADLTDVEYKYLQEELKIDRENLDKLLSTLEV; encoded by the coding sequence ATGAAAGATAATTTATTTGAGCAAGTAATGGCGCGAAGAGAAGAAATATTAAATAAAGCATTAGGAATTGATTTTAGTAAATATGAGCAAGAAGGTTTAGCTTTCGATTATGAAAAAATGATGGATGAAATGGCATATTCATTAGAAGATGCTATTAAAATCCAACGTGAAAACGGTGTTGGTAATACACCATTAGTTGAATTGAAAAACTTATCTGCTTTAGCTAGAAAATGTGCACCTGCTGGAAAAGGAGCTCGTATTTTCTTAAAAGATGAAGCATGTAATGTTTCAGGTTCTTTTAAAGATAGACGTGCATCAGTTAGTGCATATCATGCAAAAAAATTAGGATATAAAGGTATTATCGCAGCTACTAGTGGAAACTATGGTGCTGGGGTTGCTGCTCAAGCAGCTAAACAAGGTCTTGAGTGTATCATTATTCAAGAATGTTATGATTCAAGACAAGTTGGTCAACCAGAAATTATTGAAAAGGCACGTAAATGTGAAGCATTAGGTGCTGAAGTTATTCAAACAACTGTTGGACCAGAATTATTCTTTGAAGCACTATCAGTTATGGACGAAACAGGATTTTTCAATGCTTCATTATATTCACCATTCGGAATCGCTGGTGTTGAAACATTAGGATACGAAATTGCAACTGAATGTAAAGAAAAATATGGAAAATATCCTGAAGCAGTTATTTGTACAAATGCTGGTGGTGGAAACTTAACAGGTACAGCGCGTGGTTTAATTAAATCAGGAGCATCAAGCACAAGAGTTGTTGGAGCATCAGTAAACTTAAAAGGATTACATATGGCTAGTGATAATGATTTCAATAAAAAATCATTCACAACTGGACATACAGGATTTGGGATTCCATTTGCAACATTCCCAGATAGAAGTGATGTTTTAAGATCTGCTGCTAGACCATTAAGATATATTGATGAGTATTATCTTGTTGAACAAGGTGAAGTATTCTATATAACTGAAGCATTAGCACAACTTGAAGGTTATGAAAGAGGGCCTGCAGGAAACACTTCACTTGCAGCCGCATTCAAATTAGCACAAGAAATGAACGAAGATGAAATTCTTGTAGTTCAAGAATCAGAATATACTGGTGCTGGAAAACACATTAATTCTCAAATTTCTTTTGCTAAAAGAAATGGAATTGAAATTAAATTTGGTGATCCTCAAGCAGAATCAGTAAACGGTGAAAATATCGTATTCCCTGCTGCACCAAAAGATATTAAATTAACAACTGTTGATTTAGATAAGTTAAGAACATCTTATTTAAAAACAATGTTAAAAACATATAATAGATCAATTGCTGATTTAACTGATGTAGAATATAAATATCTACAAGAAGAATTAAAAATTGATAGAGAAAACTTAGATAAATTATTAAGTACTTTGGAGGTTTAA
- a CDS encoding tryptophanyl-tRNA synthetase (product_source=KO:K01867; cath_funfam=3.40.50.620; cog=COG0180; ko=KO:K01867; pfam=PF00579; superfamily=52374; tigrfam=TIGR00233) — MERALSGITPSGKLHLGNYIGAIQQFIKMQDSYEMYIFVSNLHSLTIYQDPKERKKNTRDLVAFYLACGLDTDKTTIFLQSDVLVHAQLGWIMQCYTYMGELSRMTQYKDKSQKNSDNINSGLFTYPSLMAADILLYDPVYVPVGEDQRQHIELTRDLALRFNNKYGDTFVVPEIHITKGGAKIMSLSDPTKKMSKSDDPSDRGCIYLLDDAKTITKKIKSATTDSIGKVQFDEENQPGISNLLVIYSQFANTSIKEAEELFKDASYAEFKEAVAQLLCEKIANIQEKYQYAIENKLVEKALEEGKEKAYKVAYKKMMKVSKKIGLSI; from the coding sequence ATGGAAAGAGCATTAAGTGGTATTACTCCATCTGGTAAATTACATTTAGGTAATTATATTGGAGCAATTCAACAGTTTATTAAAATGCAAGATTCTTATGAAATGTATATTTTCGTTTCAAACTTGCATTCATTAACAATCTATCAAGATCCAAAAGAGAGAAAGAAAAATACTAGAGATCTAGTAGCTTTTTATTTAGCTTGTGGTTTAGATACAGACAAAACAACAATTTTCTTACAAAGCGATGTTTTAGTTCATGCTCAATTAGGATGGATTATGCAATGTTATACATATATGGGTGAATTATCAAGAATGACACAATATAAAGACAAAAGTCAAAAAAATAGTGATAACATTAATTCAGGGTTATTTACATATCCTTCGTTAATGGCTGCTGATATCTTATTATACGATCCAGTTTATGTTCCAGTTGGTGAAGATCAAAGACAACATATTGAATTAACTCGTGATTTAGCATTACGTTTTAATAATAAGTATGGTGATACATTTGTTGTTCCAGAAATTCATATAACTAAAGGTGGAGCAAAAATTATGTCACTTAGTGATCCAACTAAAAAGATGTCTAAATCAGATGATCCTAGTGATCGTGGTTGTATTTATTTATTGGATGATGCTAAAACTATTACAAAGAAGATTAAAAGCGCTACTACTGATAGTATTGGTAAAGTTCAATTTGATGAAGAAAATCAACCTGGAATTAGTAATCTATTAGTTATTTACTCTCAGTTTGCTAATACGAGTATTAAAGAAGCTGAAGAATTATTTAAAGATGCATCATATGCTGAGTTTAAAGAAGCAGTTGCTCAATTATTATGTGAAAAAATAGCGAATATTCAAGAAAAATATCAATATGCTATTGAAAATAAATTAGTTGAAAAAGCATTGGAAGAAGGAAAAGAAAAAGCTTATAAAGTTGCTTATAAAAAAATGATGAAAGTAAGTAAAAAAATAGGTTTATCAATATAA
- a CDS encoding hypothetical protein (product_source=COG3804; cath_funfam=3.40.50.720; cog=COG3804; ko=KO:K21672; pfam=PF01113,PF19328; superfamily=51735), which produces MEKVKVLIWGFGAMGSGMATMLLKKEGVEIVGVCDAHPDRVGKNFKEVINATGHAHKDVVISDDIDGLIASTKADVALLATDSFTKNAYDKIVKLLENKINVVSTAEEMAYPSAGEPELTKKMDEIAKANGVSVLGTGINPGLIMDLLVLCLTGCMEEVNHITARRVNSLSPFGPAVMEEQGVGMALDKFNELNAKGELAGHVGFKESVGMIADGLGYNLEKFEQQMKPIVTDVDRKSPYGFAAAGHLAGVNMTAQGYVDGKVTIDMQHPQQIEPHLGGTETGDYIVLEGNPRVNMAITPEVDGGIGTIAMCVNMIPHVINASAGLKTMLDLPVPRAIMGDMRNLIK; this is translated from the coding sequence ATGGAAAAAGTTAAAGTATTAATTTGGGGCTTTGGAGCTATGGGAAGTGGAATGGCTACAATGCTATTAAAAAAAGAAGGAGTAGAAATAGTTGGTGTCTGTGATGCTCATCCAGATCGCGTTGGAAAAAACTTCAAAGAAGTAATCAATGCTACTGGACATGCTCATAAAGATGTTGTTATCTCAGATGATATTGATGGATTAATCGCATCAACTAAAGCTGATGTTGCTCTTTTAGCAACTGACTCTTTCACAAAAAATGCTTATGATAAAATTGTTAAATTATTAGAAAACAAAATTAATGTTGTTTCAACTGCAGAAGAAATGGCATACCCAAGTGCTGGTGAGCCAGAATTAACTAAAAAAATGGACGAAATTGCAAAAGCAAATGGAGTTAGTGTTTTAGGAACTGGAATTAACCCAGGTTTAATTATGGACTTATTAGTATTATGTTTAACAGGATGTATGGAAGAAGTAAATCACATTACTGCTCGTCGTGTTAACTCTTTATCACCTTTTGGACCAGCTGTTATGGAAGAACAAGGTGTTGGTATGGCATTAGATAAATTCAATGAGTTAAATGCTAAAGGTGAATTAGCTGGACATGTTGGATTTAAAGAATCAGTTGGTATGATTGCTGATGGATTAGGATACAACTTAGAAAAATTTGAACAACAAATGAAACCAATCGTTACTGATGTTGATCGTAAATCTCCTTATGGATTTGCTGCTGCTGGACATTTAGCAGGTGTTAACATGACTGCTCAAGGTTATGTTGATGGAAAAGTAACTATTGATATGCAACATCCACAACAAATTGAACCACATTTAGGTGGAACTGAAACAGGAGATTACATTGTACTTGAAGGTAATCCTCGTGTAAACATGGCTATCACTCCAGAAGTTGATGGTGGAATTGGAACAATCGCTATGTGTGTTAACATGATTCCACACGTAATCAATGCTAGTGCTGGTTTAAAAACTATGTTAGATTTACCAGTACCAAGAGCTATTATGGGAGACATGAGAAATTTAATTAAATAA
- a CDS encoding hypothetical protein (product_source=Hypo-rule applied; ko=KO:K21399) produces the protein MIKKGTFVRIEKTILEASERTAKIPDDTKAVPFKMWTKGILQNDCEIGEEATIISMAKRQDTGKLVEVDPMYELNYGDFLPEMVEIDMRLKNER, from the coding sequence ATGATAAAAAAAGGAACATTTGTAAGAATAGAAAAAACTATTCTTGAAGCAAGTGAAAGAACTGCTAAAATTCCTGATGATACAAAAGCAGTACCATTTAAAATGTGGACTAAAGGAATTTTACAAAATGATTGTGAAATAGGAGAAGAAGCTACAATTATTTCAATGGCTAAGCGTCAAGACACTGGAAAATTAGTTGAGGTAGATCCTATGTATGAATTAAATTATGGAGATTTCTTACCAGAAATGGTTGAAATAGATATGAGGTTAAAAAATGAAAGATAA
- a CDS encoding D-ornithine 4,5-aminomutase subunit alpha (product_source=KO:K17899; ko=KO:K17899; pfam=PF16552; superfamily=51703) yields MSVQRKEDTFLEDRKHLEKLSDQEIHDRFWALTDEIIAPLIDLAKKNTTPSVERSVLLRLGFSSIEAKALVEKVMDYGLMPKGAGHVVYVASKENNVSIKEAGFGLIEGKYWDSVTKYFKEGK; encoded by the coding sequence ATGAGCGTACAACGTAAAGAAGACACGTTTTTAGAAGATCGTAAACATTTAGAAAAATTAAGCGATCAAGAAATCCATGATAGATTTTGGGCATTAACTGATGAAATCATTGCCCCACTTATTGACTTAGCTAAAAAGAATACAACACCTTCTGTAGAAAGATCTGTTCTACTTCGTCTTGGATTCTCTTCTATTGAAGCAAAAGCATTAGTTGAAAAAGTTATGGATTATGGTTTAATGCCAAAAGGTGCTGGACATGTAGTATATGTAGCATCTAAAGAAAATAATGTATCAATTAAAGAAGCTGGATTTGGTCTAATTGAAGGAAAATATTGGGACAGCGTAACAAAATACT